From Anopheles funestus chromosome 3RL, idAnoFuneDA-416_04, whole genome shotgun sequence, a single genomic window includes:
- the LOC125769489 gene encoding uncharacterized protein LOC125769489 yields the protein MDKKIKTAQHQKLIALENIKSLERFTQAFSSDDASQIPEALEGLEQYKQEFFTAVAKLEECDDSSEAIQSCINDRIDMEERCRRLKSFLRENQRKDANPLNESTLLANSTLAFGRPNAPNLRLPKIELPTFDGDSTKWLSFRDRFVAMIDASPDLPHIAKLQYLLSSLKGDAAVPFEHVALTTENYAVTWASLLKRYDNTRMLIRDYWRKLHFLPGIEAESVDGLTSLVDEFTRHVNGLVKLQEPVDSWDTPLSNMLLMKMDNETILAWEKHSVQFKRDKYRELIEFLQDRVQILKSSKSFACAKIAPTKVAGAHRLPASRKSITSAAAMQKNASISTSPQLQRCPLQCPEPHLLRNCPEFINKEIQQRRDIVKAKGLCWNCLSSSHQVKSCRSDYSCRSCRERHHSLLHHASHSSVTVQPKVTLAAQSDDEMVFLETAIVYIVDDYGIKHEARALLDSGSMLNFISESFAQKLVTPHTKVNVCVIGIGSARQQVKC from the coding sequence ATGGACAAAAAGATCAAAACTGCCCAGCATCAAAAACTAATCGCGTTGGAGAACATTAAATCGCTGGAGCGGTTTACACAGGCGTTCAGCAGCGACGATGCAAGCCAAATTCCGGAGGCTTTGGAGGGGCTGGAGCAGTACAAGCAGGAGTTTTTCACCGCAGTGGCGAAACTGGAGGAATGCGACGACAGCAGTGAGGCGATACAATCCTGTATCAACGACAGGATCGATATGGAAGAACGGTGCCGACGGCTGAAATCATTTCTCAGAGAGAACCAACGGAAGGACGCCAACCCGCTAAACGAATCCACTCTTTTGGCAAATTCAACGCTTGCGTTTGGTCGGCCAAACGCACCCAATCTTCGGTTGCCAAAAATCGAACTGCCGACGTTCGATGGGGATTCGACAAAGTGGTTGTCATTCCGCGATCGTTTTGTCGCTATGATCGACGCTTCACCCGACTTACCACACATTgcaaaattacaatatttgcTTTCTTCGTTGAAGGGCGACGCAGCGGTGCCCTTTGAACATGTGGCTTTGACTACCGAGAACTACGCTGTGACGTGGGCGTCACTTCTTAAGCGTTACGACAATACACGGATGCTGATTCGCGATTATTGGCGGAAGCTTCATTTCCTTCCGGGAATAGAAGCAGAAAGTGTCGACGGTTTGACATCGTTGGTGGATGAATTCACGCGGCATGTGAATGGATTGGTGAAACTACAAGAACCAGTCGATTCGTGGGACACACCTCTGTCCAACATGCTTCTAATGAAGATGGACAACGAAACCATCTTAGCGTGGGAAAAACACTCCGTGCAGTTTAAAAGGGATAAGTACCGTGAGCTGATTGAATTCCTGCAGGATCGTGTTCAAATATTGAAATCGAGCAAGAGCTTTGCATGCGCAAAAATTGCACCGACCAAGGTGGCCGGCGCACATCGTCTTCCTGCATCACGGAAGTCGATCACGAGCGCAGCTGCAATGCAGAAGAACGCATCCATCTCTACTTCACCTCAACTACAGAGATGTCCGTTGCAGTGTCCGGAACCTCATCTACTACGCAATTGTCCGGAATTCATCAACAAGGAGATACAACAACGACGTGACATCGTCAAAGCAAAGGGTCTATGTTGGAACTGCCTCAGCAGCTCACACCAAGTGAAATCTTGTAGATCAGACTACTCGTGCCGATCATGCCGTGAACGTCATCATAGCCTACTTCATCACGCTTCTCATTCATCCGTAACTGTTCAACCGAAAGTTACTCTGGCGGCTCAATCCGACGATGAAATGGTGTTTCTCGAGACGGCAATAGTTTACATCGTAGACGATTATGGAATTAAGCACGAGGCTAGAGCGCTTCTTGATTCGGGATCGATGTTAAACTTTATATCGGAATCATTTGCTCAGAAACTCGTCACCCCTCATACGAAGGTGAATGTGTGCGTTATTGGCATCGGGTCAGCAAGGCAGCAAGTGAAATGTTGA
- the LOC125769673 gene encoding putative nuclease HARBI1 codes for MIASFLLFDNYTTETEDLAKYRRKLRKELDPLALEDTAFRKNFRISKEIFLDILEKIAPFITPKHNRGLSAKQKLAATLKFLAQGSYQQGVGNDFTVPMGQSTFSEIFDETVRVMERELKECITLEMTELEKQEARRFFYSKSGIPGVVMAADGTHIRMVAPNENAVLYFNRKGFYSLNALLICDHRNLIRYVNAKYSGSNHDAFIFEESPANLFFEERWREGDRQCKILGRLNV; via the exons atgatTGCTTCCTTCTTGCTTTTCGATAATTACACCACTGAAACGGAAGATCTCGCTAAATATCGTAGAAAACTAAGGAAGGAATTGGATCCTTTAGCGCTAGAAGATACTGC ttttaggaaaaatttccGAATTTctaaggaaatatttttggatATACTGGAAAAAATTGCTCCGTTCATCACTCCAAAGCACAATCGAGGGTTATCAGCGAAGCAAAAATTAGCAGCAACATTAAAATTCTTGGCCCAAGGATCCTATCAACAAGGTGTAGGAAATGATTTCACCGTACCAATGGGTCAATCAACTTTTTCAGAAATATTTGACGAAACAGTGCGTGTTATGGAACGTGAGCTCAAAGAGTGCATAACGTTGGAGATGACGGAACTGGAAAAGCAGGAGGCACGCAGATTCTTCTATAGCAAATCTGGCATCCCGGGTGTGGTTATGGCAGCGGATGGAACCCATATAAGGATGGTAGCCCCAAACGAAAATGCTGTGCTGTATTTCAATAGAAAAGGCTTTTACAGCTTAAATGCACTTTTG ATATGCGATCATCGTAACCTAATACGCTATGTTAATGCGAAATACAGCGGGTCGAATCATGATGCGTTCATTTTTGAAGAAAGTCCAGCAAACTTGTTCTTTGAAGAAAGATGGAGGGAAGGGGACAGGCAGTGCAAGATTTTAGGTAGGTTGAACGTTTAA
- the LOC125769671 gene encoding uncharacterized protein LOC125769671 yields the protein MENATSRVTKDQIEHLVQIMEKNPNVAKGVCTNPALFWQEVSVELNCLGPAKDKNSWKKTWTDKKSNVKKKYSLMRREQLKTGGGIPEAIFLSEIEERILNVTNTRANVDGVKDSVCIGAPEHLNKQPAQLQPDPVASCSSVEQDPVPSCSSVVQEFVPSCSSLVEPVPCPETIKTNSAKPSQNTAKPSQNSAKPSHNITKLTELEKNQTKLIQQNEMIADSLAELVTAFKIYAESTMNFHKEFLEHLKKKEN from the exons ATGGAAAACGCTACCTCGCGTGTGACGAAAGACCAAATCGAGCATTTGGTACAAATAATGGAGAAAAACCCGAACGTTGCCAAAGGAGTTTGTACGAACCCTGCTTTATTTTGGCAGGAAGTAAGCGTGGAGCTAAATTGCTTAGGCCCAGCAAAAGACAAAAATTCATGGAAAAAG ACATGGACtgacaaaaaatcaaacgttAAGAAAAAGTACAGCCTTATGCGACGGGAACAATTGAAAACCGGCGGTGGTATTCCTGAGGCTATTTTTTTGAGTGAGATTGAGGAgcgaattttaaatgttacaaaCACGAGAGCCAATGTTGACGGTGTGAAAGATAGCGTTTGTATCGGAGCACCAGAACACCTTAACAAACAACCAGCGCAACTTCAACCAGATCCTGTGGCGTCTTGTTCTTCGGTTGAACAAGATCCTGTACCGTCTTGTTCTTCGGTTGTACAAGAATTTGTACCATCTTGTTCTTCGCTTGTAGAACCTGTACCGTGCCcagaaacaatcaaaacaaatagtGCGAAACCGTCCCAAAATACTGCAAAACCGTCCCAAAATAGTGCGAAACCGTCCCATAATATTACGAAATTGACCGAGTTGGaaaagaaccaaacaaaattaattcagcaaaatgaaatgattgcTGATTCGCTAGCGGAGTTGGTAACGGCTTTTAAAATTTACGCTGAGAGTACCATGAATTTCCATAAAGAATTTTTAGAACATctgaaaaagaaggaaaattag